A region from the Candidatus Brocadiaceae bacterium genome encodes:
- a CDS encoding HD-GYP domain-containing protein: MIRKYIKNITPGMKLGKIIYGENYEVLLKPGIELTRGYIDRLQRMGFICIYIEDGETADVELKDPISERIRVMATKDILKTYKVTKASISNIEADTTESVIKAINTTKIKKSFQESPEFQQLCKDIGSFLNEIMEQDVLSGLNSIKTVDNYTYEHSVDTAIISLIIAKRLSLEKRKLEQIAIGQFLHDIGKIFIDEKILNKPGKLTPEEYTLIKGHPSFGYELVRDIPTIGPVAAHIPFQHHERQDGYGYPRGLTGTNKLDTGKIVYKEKDKLIMAAEISALADFYDACLSDRPYRPGMLPDLVYDLIRAGAGTQFNKELVDLFMTVIPKYPAGTPIKIRAGTYQGYTGVVLSINPSHLSKPNIKLLADKKNNKISPITIDLSTREQDIELECIR; this comes from the coding sequence ATGATTAGAAAATACATTAAAAATATTACGCCAGGCATGAAACTTGGCAAAATAATTTACGGGGAAAATTACGAAGTGCTTTTAAAGCCGGGGATAGAGCTTACCCGGGGTTATATAGACCGATTACAAAGAATGGGATTTATTTGTATTTACATAGAGGATGGTGAAACTGCGGACGTTGAACTAAAAGATCCAATATCAGAAAGAATCCGCGTTATGGCAACAAAAGACATTCTTAAAACATATAAAGTAACCAAGGCTTCAATATCAAATATTGAGGCAGATACCACCGAGTCGGTTATCAAGGCAATTAATACAACGAAAATCAAAAAATCATTTCAGGAAAGTCCCGAGTTTCAACAGCTGTGCAAAGATATAGGTTCCTTCCTTAATGAAATAATGGAACAGGATGTCTTATCCGGATTAAATTCCATAAAAACAGTTGATAATTATACCTACGAACATTCAGTAGATACTGCGATAATATCTTTAATCATTGCAAAACGGTTAAGTCTTGAAAAGAGGAAGTTGGAACAGATTGCCATAGGGCAATTTCTTCATGACATAGGAAAAATATTCATTGACGAAAAGATATTGAATAAACCAGGCAAATTAACCCCAGAAGAATATACACTCATAAAAGGACACCCTTCTTTTGGATATGAATTAGTCAGAGATATCCCGACAATTGGACCTGTTGCCGCGCACATTCCCTTCCAACATCATGAACGACAGGATGGCTACGGTTATCCTCGAGGATTAACTGGCACAAATAAACTTGATACCGGTAAAATCGTGTATAAGGAAAAGGATAAATTAATTATGGCAGCGGAAATCTCGGCGCTTGCAGATTTTTACGATGCTTGTCTTTCCGATAGACCATATCGCCCCGGGATGCTCCCCGATCTCGTATACGATCTCATTCGGGCAGGAGCGGGCACGCAATTCAATAAGGAATTGGTAGATTTGTTCATGACGGTCATACCAAAATACCCTGCGGGAACCCCGATAAAAATCAGGGCAGGAACATATCAAGGTTATACGGGAGTTGTCTTATCAATAAATCCATCCCACCTGTCAAAACCAAACATAAAATTACTCGCCGACAAGAAAAACAATAAGATCTCACCTATCACCATTGATTTAAGCACCAGGGAACAGGACATTGAGTTAGAATGTATTCGTTAA
- a CDS encoding PilZ domain-containing protein: MINFNGHYNKRQYLRVNVPIINRPASFTSSRTPIHNIGLGGIRVYSDDKIKLGELLELELFLPDNTSFVCKAKVVWQKPLPEGAKAKYDLGLQFTEVPSDIMKRLSGIIEKEI, from the coding sequence GTGATAAATTTTAATGGGCATTATAATAAACGACAGTATCTACGAGTTAACGTGCCTATCATCAACCGACCAGCCTCCTTTACCTCATCACGCACACCAATACACAACATCGGACTTGGTGGCATACGAGTTTACAGTGACGATAAAATCAAGTTAGGTGAGCTTCTTGAATTAGAATTATTTTTACCTGACAATACAAGTTTCGTCTGTAAAGCGAAAGTCGTATGGCAGAAACCGCTGCCGGAGGGAGCGAAAGCAAAGTACGATTTGGGACTTCAGTTTACGGAAGTCCCCAGTGATATTATGAAACGTTTGAGTGGTATTATAGAAAAGGAAATATGA